DNA sequence from the Acomys russatus unplaced genomic scaffold, mAcoRus1.1, whole genome shotgun sequence genome:
TTATtctcaaattttctctttttatagtgTGTGGAATTTTTCTGATTGAAATGCtaaactttcttttcatttcattttcagtctcgtctctgtctctttctctctgtgtctgtgtgtgaattgaattttaaaaacatgtttcattGACAACAAAGGTTGGtaaagataaacagaaagaagaggCATTATTCTCTGCTAGGGAATTAAGCTAGGACAattactatggaaatcagtatgtgagttttcaacaaaataaaagaaaatggtacTGCTACATAAAATCAACCCATATACATACACTTAGAGCATATAGTTAAGAGTCTCTATATAtcatatttacagaatattttttattcatgttgATTGTTTATGTATTCACAATTGAAAGGGTAGCTTGGGCTATATGCTGAATGTGAGGCCAGACTGAGCTGTAGAtcaaaacactgtctcaaaaagctaagaAAGAACTAGGGGTCTAATTCAGGGAAAGAGTATTTGCCTACTTtattgtcttagctacttttctattgctatgaagagacaccctAATGAAGGCAACTTATTGAAGAGTTTATATAAATAGACAAGAAAACATCGTGcatatgcaaaataaatgttattaatcaaaaaacaggaaaatttgAATGTTTTGGGAAAAATGTTTGTACTTAGAAATTATTACATAAagtgaagtaagacagactcagatattgtatatatatgcatgtctaTGTATAAATGATAtgttctttttcatatatatgcatatatatacataaatcgtgtgtgtgtgtatgagtgtttgtgtgtgtgtacacacatttaagaaaatgacaggtcatgaaacctaaaaaaagacagcaaaaagAATGTGATTATGAGGTAGGAGGAAAGGATAATAGAACAAATGTGACATAAAATCAGATAGAAAATTacaggaatgaaataaaatgcagGCACAGTGAGATAGCATAGAATAAAGGATAAAAGTAGCTATGATcgattatttataaaaatatgggAAATTAAACCTATTAATATTGACATTCATTTAAAGAGTGAAAGATATATGTTCAGGCAATGTTGTCattttgctcttattttctttttaaattggagATTGTtttgtaagagaaatatagaaattatTAATAAGTCACAGCCAACTGtacaacaacaataaagatgGGATTAATGGATTGTTATGTATTATTCAAGTGATCACAAAATTTGGTTCACTACAGATTTTGTTGGTAGATACTTGTGGatggaaaatgatgtaatttcaGTGATGCCATTGTCATTCTGATGCTCTTCctggtggaagagagaaaatttACACTTTTTTAGAATATAAACTCTCCATTACAGAGAATATAAAGTccttttctgaatgaaaatatgtGTAACTGTATTTAATATTATGTTTTATCAAATGgcagtgaaagaaaaataaggtgaTGAAAAAGtttgtaaatgaaaatatttgatcTTTACATAATTTTACAATGCAAAAGAGAATGAATGTCATTAAGTATACATTTtctcaaaattcaaaatacaTTGGGACTGCCAGGTAAAGTttcttgctgccaaggctgacaactAGAGTTCCAGCCTTTGAAATCAAGTTCCAAAAGGTTACTGTCCACTGTAAGCCTGTTCTGTAATCCACATATGCGCAATGACACAAAAATTTCTACAGGAAAATAGGAGAAAATAGATAATGAATAACACATTAGGTATTACAACCAACCAAGGGAAATTAACTATTGTCTCCTGATCTACATGTTAAATGAGGCTGGAGGCTGCAAATGAACTGCATCCCTAACATGCTCCTAAGTGATGCTGAAGCATGGTATTCctatatatgtttattaattCTGTGTTTTTACTAGGTTGATCAACAACATGCGACCTGGAAACCAAACAGATATATCCTACTTTTTTCTGATGAGAATAACCCATGATCCAGCAATGGAGCCCCTCATCTTTGGCCTCTTCTTGTTTATATATCTTGTCACAGTTCTGGGAAATTTGCTCATCATCATTGCTGTCAGCTCTGACTCCCACTTACAAACACCCATGTACCTCTTTCTCTCCAAACTCTCATTTGCTGATATCTGCCTAAGCACAACCACCATCCCAAATATGCTGAAGAACATCCACACACAGGATCAGAGCATCAGTTACACAGGCTGCATCACTCAGGCctgctttgttttgaattttgcttTAGTAGAAAGCTGTGTCCTGGCCGcaatggcctatgaccgctatgcaGCTATTTGTCATCCCCTGAATTACACAATAATTATGAATCAATACTTCTGTGGTCTACTAATTCTATCTTCCTTGATAATTAGCATTGTGAACAGCTTATTACAGTGTCTGATGGTACTGAGGCTGTCATTCTGTACAAACTTTGAACTTCCTCTAGTCTTCTGTGAACTtgctcaggtcat
Encoded proteins:
- the LOC127186481 gene encoding olfactory receptor 7G2-like produces the protein MRPGNQTDISYFFLMRITHDPAMEPLIFGLFLFIYLVTVLGNLLIIIAVSSDSHLQTPMYLFLSKLSFADICLSTTTIPNMLKNIHTQDQSISYTGCITQACFVLNFALVESCVLAAMAYDRYAAICHPLNYTIIMNQYFCGLLILSSLIISIVNSLLQCLMVLRLSFCTNFELPLVFCELAQVIKLACSDTLINYILIYLATFIFGGIPISGIIFSYTRIVSSILKISSLRGRYKAFSTCGSHLSVVSLFYGAGVGVYISSAIAVSPQITTVSYMMYTVLPQMLNPFIYSLRNKDMKEALWKLIAKVSCLL